In one window of Porites lutea chromosome 8, jaPorLute2.1, whole genome shotgun sequence DNA:
- the LOC140945101 gene encoding uncharacterized protein, whose amino-acid sequence MASIKVDDLLTSVKPFDPNGEPSSIGRRWQRWLKGFSLYADSKGLIIQADKADNKVQRRALLLHCAGEQVQEIFETLADTGSAAEYEKAVNALNAYFIPKVNSTYQNHLFRSMEQREGETVAQFVTRLRQVVKDCDYGDQADNQIRDQVVQRCTSHDLRRKLLEKGDTLTLEVLLKTAASFEAVQAQLESMKSRGVTVNQVRDSSENKHYHKGKKTSGEPGNKTCYRCGNTGHFGRDPECPAKGKTCRSCGGADHFSSQCRSKESKRRGDKKPKEKRKVRYMQGENDDEEDEYAFTVKSMSQPEKVQVIVGGCVVKMVIDSGASTNIVDKGLWNDLKQQKIVCVSKKCDKKLYAYGSKEPLKVLGTFSALTKVAESEVQAEFVVIDGEGEALLGRETALQLGVLKLCVETALPVYTVQSKEVIMSDYKGVFDGVGKLKDYQVKLHVNPDVPPVAQPVRRTPFSLRDKVKKKVEELVNMDIIEPVEGPTPWVSPVVVVPKQNDEIRLCVDMRKANEAIIRERYPIPTVDEVLQSLKQSTVFSKLDLKWGYHQLELHPDSRSITTFITHCGLFQYKRLMFGISSAPEVYQHVIQLALSDCEGVANISDDIIVHGTTTKEHDERLKRVLEKLKEKNLTLNAEKCKFHMTKLVFMGLMLTTKGIGPTEEKVKAIVEAREPQNVSETDKERCLFQVWRRAEKSFQ is encoded by the exons atgGCCTCTATCAAAGTGGATGATCTACTAACAAGTGTAAAACCCTTCGATCCGAACGGCGAACCGTCGAGCATTGGTAGGCGATGGCAACGATGGCTTAAAGGTTTTTCGTTATATGCCGACAGCAAGGGCCTCATCATCCAAGCAGACAAAGCCGACAATAAAGTGCAAAGAAGGGCTCTACTTTTGCATTGTGCTGGGGAACAAGTGCAAGAAATCTTCGAAACATTGGCTGATACGGGCTCAGCGGCCGAGTATGAGAAAGCTGTGAATGCGTTAAACGCATATTTCATTCCAAAGGTAAATTCGACATACCAAAATCATCTTTTCCGAAGTATGGAACAGCGTGAGGGTGAAACGGTGGCTCAGTTCGTGACAAGGTTAAGACAAGTTGTGAAAGATTGTGATTACGGTGATCAGGCGGATAATCAAATTCGAGATCAAGTTGTTCAGCGGTGTACGTCCCATGATTTAAGGCGGAAATTGCTTGAGAAAGGTGACACTTTAACCCTAGAAGTTCTACTTAAAACTGCTGCATCCTTTGAGGCTGTGCAAGCTCAGCTGGAGAGTATGAAGAGTAGAGGCGTTACTGTGAATCAAGTTCGTGACTCAAGCGAAAACAAGCATTATCATAAAGGGAAGAAGACATCGGGTGAGCCTGGAAACAAAACATGTTATCGATGCGGCAACACAGGACATTTTGGACGAGACCCTGAATGCCCCGCGAAAGGAAAAACCTGCAGGTCATGTGGTGGTGCTGATCATTTTTCTTCGCAATGCAGAAGCAAGGAGAGTAAACGTAGAGGCGATAAGAAGCCAAAAGAGAAGAGGAAAGTGAGATATATGCAGGGAGAAAATGACGACGAGGAAGATGAGTATGCGTTCACTGTAAAATCAATGTCACAGCCGGAAAAAGTTCAGGTAATTGTGGGTGGTTGTGTTGTGAAAATGGTGATTGATTCAGGGGCGAGCACTAACATTGTAGACAAAGGTCTATGGAATGACCTAAAGCAGCAGAAGATTGTCTGTGTATCCAAGAAATGTGACAAGAAGCTTTACGCGTATGGAAGCAAGGAGCCATTGAAAGTTTTGGGGACATTTTCAGCGTTGACGAAAGTAGCTGAGAGCGAGGTTCAAGCTGAATTTGTTGTCATCGATGGTGAAGGAGAAGCACTACTTGGAAGAGAAACCGCGTTGCAACTAGGTGTGTTGAAATTGTGTGTTGAAACCGCGTTGCCAGTTTATACAGTGCAATCCAAAGAAGTGATCATGTCTGATTACAAAGGAGTATTTGATGGTGTAGGCAAGTTGAAAGACTATCAGGTCAAGTTACATGTTAATCCTGATGTACCCCCAGTAGCCCAGCCAGTCAGACGTACTCCATTCAGTCTCCGTGACAAGGTGAAGAAGAAGGTTGAGGAACTTGTAAATATGGATATTATCGAGCCAGTAGAGGGCCCAACACCATGGGTTAGTCCAGTAGTGGTGGTACCGAAACAGAATGATGAAATTCGGCTATGCGTGGACATGCGTAAGGCCAATGAAGCCATAATCAGAGAACGCTACCCCATACCTACTGTCGATGAAGTACTCCAAAGCCTGAAACAAAGCACAGTGTTTAGTAAGCTTGATTTGAAGTGGGGATATCATCAGTTGGAACTCCATCCAGATTCCCGTAGCATTACTACTTTTATCACTCACTGTGGATTGTTTCAATATAAGCGCCTAATGTTTGGAATAAGTTCAGCCCCAGAAGTATATCAGCATGTTATTCAGCTAGCACTTAGTGACTGTGAGGGAGTTGCTAACATCTCTGATGACATAATTGTACATGGGACAACTACCAAGGAGCATGACGAGAGATTAAAGCGAGTCTTGGAGAAACTGAAAGAGAAGAACTTAACTTTAAATGCAGAGAAGTGCAAGTTTCACATGACCAAGCTAGTGTTTATGGGACTCATGCTAACAACCAAGGGCATCGGTCCAACTGAAGAAAAAGTGAAAGCTATTGTCGAGGCGAGAGAGCCGCAGAATGTGTCAGAA ACTGACAAAGAAAGGTGTCTGTTTCAAGTTTGGAGGCGAGCAGAGAAAAGCTTTCAATGA